The following proteins are co-located in the Aquarana catesbeiana isolate 2022-GZ linkage group LG02, ASM4218655v1, whole genome shotgun sequence genome:
- the LOC141126617 gene encoding T-cell ecto-ADP-ribosyltransferase 1-like, with amino-acid sequence MSHLGRIITIFCLFILKVKAEEEVLEELGLAEKAFDDQYLGCRQAMEDQIKTQGIFKAEMSANKYFQRAWNEAERIWDQKIKDADDLHLPEGFIDLHAVAIVAYTGFIRIRFNEAVKSAGKSYRAYMDDFHFKFLHYYLTVALQLLYKDCEGEHHITYQGYEDLLYWLPSGTTRVKFGHFLHTSSSQSEAFQAGNTSFFTVLGCSGVPVDRFSEYPHEEQVVFPGYEVFTVIQTPGELNEFFLNSTRRWCSNFNCALIQGESSKISVDDCINSGPPGPGFRSAAAGLASLIAAVVTFLF; translated from the exons ATGAGTCATCTCGGGAgaattataaccatcttctgccTGTTCATCCTGAAGGTGAAGGCGGAG GAAGAAGTCCTTGAAGAGTTAGGCcttgcagaaaaagctttcgatgaCCAATACTTGGGCTGCCGCCAAGCCATGGAGGACCAGATTAAAACACAAGGCATTTTCAAGGCTGAAATGTCCGCCAACAAGTATTTCCAGAGAGCCTGGAATGAAGCGGAGAGGATATGGGATCAGAAAATTAAGGATGCGGATGACCTTCATCTCCCTGAAGGTTTCATTGACCTCCATGCAGTTGCTATAGTGGCCTACACGGGTTTTATCCGAATAAGGTTTAACGAGGCGGTGAAGTCCGCGGGGAAATCGTACAGAGCTTATATGGATGATTTCCACTTTAAATTCCTGCACTATTATCTGACGGTGGCTCTGCAGCTCTTATACAAAGACTGCGAGGGGGAACATCATATTACGTATCAAGGCTACGAAGACCTTCTGTACTGGTTGCCCAGTGGAACCACCAGGGTCAAGTTTGGTCACTTTCTCCATACGTCTTCCAGTCAGTCTGAAGCCTTCCAGGCGGGGAACACCTCGTTCTTTACTGTGCTGGGCTGCTCTGGGGTCCCCGTAGACAGGTTCTCAGAGTATCCGCATGAAGAGCAGGTGGTGTTCCCGGGTTATGAAGTTTTTACCGTCATCCAAACTCCAGGAGAACTTAATGAGTTCTTTCTGAACAGCACACGAAGGTGGTGCAGTAACTTCAACTGTGCACTTATTCAAG GTGAGAGCTCCAAAATTTCAGTGGATGATTGTATCAACTCAG GTCCCCCGGGGCCCGGGTTCCGCTCCGCCGCCGCCGGCCTCGCCTCACTGATTGCAGCTGTTGTCACTTTCCTCTTCTGA